A part of Gemmatimonadota bacterium genomic DNA contains:
- a CDS encoding phytanoyl-CoA dioxygenase, with translation MDEKKWLQHCATEAQLRQFNDEGYLIVEDALSPDLLARLNDAVDRVEAREREAKGLKPDALLKKFRTVVEDDVFLELLDNPKTFPLLWDILGWNIQLYISHLIVYPPEQKKDKIHQGGWHQDGGRPVPEMERPHPRLSLKISYWLSDVDTPEHGAMQIVPRSHKLDKKPEEYDVLPVCVKAGTAVLFDRRMWHRRGINTSDVTRRVLFFGYSYRWLRGLDYNLMPENILSKCDPIRRQLLGDGIDVKGWWQPTEADVPLKSWLREHRGEEYLEALG, from the coding sequence ATGGACGAAAAAAAATGGTTGCAACACTGCGCTACAGAAGCGCAACTCAGGCAATTTAATGACGAGGGATATTTGATCGTCGAAGACGCCCTATCACCCGACCTGCTCGCGCGATTGAATGACGCCGTCGATCGGGTAGAAGCGCGGGAACGCGAGGCAAAAGGACTGAAACCAGATGCATTATTGAAAAAATTCCGAACTGTTGTGGAAGACGATGTCTTTCTGGAATTACTCGATAATCCCAAAACATTCCCGCTATTATGGGATATTTTGGGATGGAATATCCAGCTCTATATCTCCCATCTGATCGTATATCCTCCCGAGCAAAAGAAAGACAAGATACACCAGGGCGGCTGGCATCAAGACGGCGGGCGCCCTGTACCCGAGATGGAACGCCCCCACCCGCGTCTATCCCTGAAAATCAGCTACTGGTTAAGCGATGTGGACACGCCAGAACACGGCGCGATGCAAATTGTGCCGCGCAGCCATAAACTGGACAAAAAACCCGAAGAATACGATGTATTACCCGTATGTGTCAAAGCGGGAACAGCCGTCCTCTTTGACCGCAGAATGTGGCACCGGCGGGGAATTAACACATCCGACGTCACGCGCCGCGTGCTATTCTTTGGCTACAGCTATCGCTGGCTGCGGGGGCTGGATTACAACCTCATGCCCGAAAACATACTCAGCAAATGCGACCCCATCCGCCGCCAGCTACTCGGCGATGGCATAGACGTCAAAGGATGGTGGCAACCCACAGAAGCCGACGTCCCCCTCAAAAGTTGGCTGCGCGAACACCGGGGCGAAGAATATCTCGAAGCACTGGGATAG
- a CDS encoding amidohydrolase encodes MSIFRMMNWNVLKKFCKIRRVAFRRFIMIIDPHLHVWSDDEETYPYGPSRPHEAGSVELLFETMADAGVDKAVIVQPIHYLFDNRYVADCIKQYPDKLAAQALVDPTSPDAADELERLHREEGFGGMRIHLSRYGDPAGLAASDKDPLWARARDLGLCFNLFGGAEDHAPVEPIIARFPEVNVVVDHIAGIPVGEPDPKPLLTNLLNWGQYPNVHVKISNVGQRSNMPYPHRDTHDMIKCIYDVYGPERLMWGTDFPHVFRSCGYKGSLDLIRDHMFFNDDDLEWILCKTILKLWSFGEGG; translated from the coding sequence ATGTCGATTTTTCGGATGATGAATTGGAACGTATTGAAAAAATTTTGCAAGATACGCCGAGTGGCTTTTAGGAGGTTTATTATGATTATTGATCCCCATCTCCACGTGTGGAGCGATGACGAAGAAACTTATCCCTACGGTCCCAGCCGACCGCATGAGGCGGGTTCGGTCGAGCTTTTGTTTGAGACGATGGCGGACGCAGGGGTGGATAAAGCGGTTATTGTTCAGCCGATTCACTATCTTTTTGATAATCGGTATGTTGCCGATTGTATCAAGCAGTATCCGGATAAGCTGGCGGCGCAGGCGCTTGTGGATCCCACGTCGCCCGATGCCGCGGATGAGCTGGAGCGTTTGCACAGGGAAGAGGGTTTTGGCGGGATGCGCATTCATTTGTCGCGTTATGGAGATCCTGCAGGTTTGGCTGCATCTGACAAGGATCCGCTGTGGGCGCGTGCCCGGGATCTGGGCCTGTGTTTCAATCTGTTTGGTGGGGCTGAGGATCACGCGCCTGTTGAACCCATTATTGCCCGTTTTCCCGAGGTCAATGTTGTGGTTGATCACATTGCCGGTATTCCCGTGGGTGAGCCGGATCCCAAACCACTGCTGACCAATTTGCTCAATTGGGGACAATATCCCAATGTTCATGTTAAGATTTCAAATGTGGGACAGCGATCCAATATGCCCTATCCGCATCGCGATACGCACGATATGATCAAGTGCATTTACGATGTGTACGGTCCCGAGCGGCTGATGTGGGGTACGGATTTTCCCCATGTATTCAGGAGTTGTGGGTATAAAGGGTCTCTGGATTTGATACGCGACCACATGTTTTTTAATGACGACGATCTCGAATGGATTTTGTGTAAGACGATTCTCAAACTGTGGTCTTTTGGTGAAGGAGGATGA